The genomic interval TCGTCTGAGCTCTAATCCGCTGCGCGTACTCGACAGCAAAGATCAGAAAACCCAAGCACTCTTGGTGAATGCCCCGCGGCTGTCTGAATATTTAGATGAGGAGTCTCGGCAGCATTTTTCAACTTTGAAGGCGCTGCTCGATGCCGCGGGCATCAAATATGAAGTGAATGAGCGCTTAGTGCGTGGCTTGGATTACTACACCAAGACTGTATTTGAGTGGGTGACCGATAAGTTAGGCGCGCAAGGTACCGTGTGTGCCGGCGGGCGTTACGATGGTTTGGTGGAGCAGCTCGGCGGTCGTGCAACACCGGCGGTGGGTTTTGCCATGGGTATTGAGCGCCTAGTATTGTTGTTGCAGGCGCTAGATTGCGTACCAGAGGCTGCCACGCAGCTGCCAGACGTGTATATTGTCGCCGTTGGCGATGTTGTTGCGCCCGCCTTGGCGATGGCCGAGCGATTGCGTGACGCGCTACCCTATCTGTCTATTCAATGTCATTGCGGTGGCGGTAGCTTTAAGAGCCAAATGAAAAAAGCCGATAAGAGCGGTGCCCAAGTCGCCCTGATTCTCGGTGAAGATGAGGTTGCGGCTGGGAAGGTTACCCTGAAGCATCTTCGTTTAGATGCTGAACAACAAACATTGGCTAGCGACGAAATTGCTGCCGCTTTGAAAACTTTGTAATTTCTGAAACAGAAACTTACACAAAATAAAACTGTCTGGAGATTGAAACAGTGTCTGCGCATTTAACTGAAGAAGAACAAGTAGAAGCCCTCAAGCGTTGGTGGGCTGAAAACGGTAAGTCATTAATTGTTGCCGTGATTATTGGTGTTGGTGGCTATATGGGCTTCGGCGCATGGAAGGATGGGCGCCAAGCCGGTGCTGAGGAAGCCTCTGCGCAATACGAGCAAATTACCGAGCTGATGGCTGGCCAAGAAGCCGTATCGGAAACCGATAAGGCAACCATTAACCATTTGGCCCAAGGTTTAAAAGATAATCATGCGGACACACTTTATGGTGTGCAGGCCGCTATGTTGTTGGCCAAACAAGCTGTTGAGGCGAATGATTTGAGCAAGGCAGAAGCCGAGTTGCGCTGGGCGCTTGATCAGGCGTCTGAGCTCAATGTCGAATTGCTAGCGCGCTTGCGCTTGGCGCGTGTTTTAGCGGCCCAAGCAAAATTTGCCGATGCCTTGAGCGTTATTTCTGTTCAAGAGGAAGCCTCGTTTGCATCTTTATATGCGGAAGTGCGCGGCGATGTGTTTGCAGCTGAAAGTAAGCTGGATAAGGCCGCCGAGGCTTATACTGCTGCCATTGCCAGCGTTGATGCGAAAGACATGGCTCGCGCCGGCCAGCTACGGATGAAATTAAATAGCGTGCAGCCGAAAGCTGCCGATAAGAAGGACGTCTAATGAATCGTTTACTGGCTCTATTTGCCGTTTTATTTCTGGGCGCTTGTTCGTCGACAGATGAAATTGATATCGAGCCAAAAGAGCTGGAAGACTTTGCGCCTAAGGTGAAATTGCAAGAGCTTTGGTCTGTGTCTGTGGGCGCAGGTCAGGATGAGCGCTACTCGCGTTTTGTGCCGGCCATCGAAGGCGATACGATTTATGCCGTTGATGTTGAGGGCGAAGTGTTTGCCTTCGATAAAAACAAGGGTAAGGAACAGTGGTCGGTCGAGTTGGATCAGGCCATCAGTGCCGGCGTGGGTTTGTCGGCACGAGCCTTGTTGCTCGGCAGCTACAAAGGCGAAATCATTGCACTAAGTAAGCAAGATGGCAGTGAGCTGTGGCGCACGGTGTTATCGAGCGAGGTGGTTTCCGAGCCCACCGCTAGTGCTGGCGTGGTTGTTGCCACCACCAACGATGGCCGCCTCTACGGCCTAGATGGCGAGAGCGGCGAGATCAAATGGTTTTTCGAGAGCGTGCAACCGGTTCTAACCCTGCGCGGAACCAGTGCGCCGGTGGTGCGTGGCGATGTGGTTATTGCGGGTTTCGATAACGGTAAAGTCTTCGCTTTCGATATTCATACCGGTCTTATCCAGTGGGAGCAGCGCGTCGCGGTGCCCAAGGGTAAAACCGAGCTAGAGCGGATTGTCGATATCGATGGCACGCCGTTTTTGGCCGGCGATATTCTTTACGCTGTGAGCTATCAAGGTCGACTCATGGCGTTCACCAGTGCTACTGGTCGCCCGCTTTGGGCCGAAGAAGCCAGCTCTGTGCAAGGTCCGGCGGCTGATTACAGCCAGGTTTATATCGCTGGCGAGCAAGATAAGGTTCAGGCTTTCTCGAGTGCGACTGGCGTTAAAGTGTGGGAAAACAATGATCTGTTGCGCCGTAAACTGTCACCGCCCGCAGTGCTGGGTAGTTATGTTGCGGTCGCTGATTTAGAGGGCTATTTACACCTGTTGGATAAAGACACGGGTGTTATGGCTGCCCGCACCAGCGTCGATGGCGATGGTGTCCGAGCTCGGATGCTGGTTGAGAACGATATTTTGTACATTTTGGGTACCGGTGGCGAACTGAGTGCGTGGCGTCTTAAGCCGCTCAAATAGTTCATAGCTGTACTAAGATCTTTTAAAGGCCAGAAGAATGTAGGTTCTTCTGGCCTTCACATTGTTGCTGAGTTAAAAACATGATTCCTGTATTAGCCCTCGTCGGGCGTCCCAACGTGGGAAAGTCCACGCTCTTTAACTGCCTTACCCGATCGCGCGATGCGCTGGTGGCGGATTACGCCGGGCTAACAAGGGACCGTAAGTACGGCGAAGGCGACTTTGAAGATCGCAAATTCATGGTCATCGATACCGGTGGTATCAGCGGCGAAGAAGAGGGCATAGACAGCGTCATGGCTGGGCAGTCGCTTCAGGCCATCGAAGAGGCCGATGCGGTATTGTTTATCGTCGATTGCCGCGCCGGTTTGACCCCTGCGGATGCGATGATTGCGCGGCATTTGCGGGTGCGCAACAAGCCGACTTTTGTGGTCGCAAACAAAGTCGACGGCACCAACCCAGACATCGCACTCGCACCCTTCCATGAAATGGGCCTAGGCGAGCTGTTCGCCACCACCGCGACGCACCGCAAGGGTGTGAAGGCGTTGATGGATCACGTCATGGGTAAATTTCCCGAGGAGGAAGTTGAAAACCCCGATCTACCCACCGGCATCAAAATTGCCGTGGTGGGGCGCCCGAATGTGGGTAAATCTACCTTGGTAAATAGGTTGCTGGGTGAAGACCGTGTGGTGGTGTTCGATCAGCCCGGTACCACCCGGGATAGTGTTTACATTAACTATGAGCGCCACGGCTCGAATTACACCTTAATTGACACGGCAGGCATTCGCCGCCGCAAAAATGTTAAAGAGACAGTGGAAAAGTTTTCCATCGTCAAAACCCTGCAGGCTATTGAAGATGCCAACGTGGTGGTATTGATGGCCGATGCCAGCGAGGGGCTGGTGGATCAAGATCTGCATTTAATGGGGCATACCATTGATGCTGGTCGCGCACTGGTTATCGCACTTAACAAGTGGGATGGACTGGAAGAGACCCAGAAAGAGTACGTGAAGAAAGAATTAGAGCGACGCTTACGTTTTATCGACTTTGCCGACACCCATTTTATTTCTGCTAAGCACGGCACTGGTGTTGGTCATTTGTATGAATCTATCGAGCGCGCGTTTAAGTCGGCGACGGATAAGTTCTCAACCAATTTTTTAACCCGCTTGTTGCAAGACGCCGTGCGCGAGCATCAGCCGCCTTTAGTTCGCGGGCATAGAATTAAGCTGCGCTACGCACACCCTGGCGGCCACAACCCGCCCATTATTGTTATCCACGGCAATCAAACCACAGACTTGCCAGCGGCCTATGTGCGCTATTTAGAGAAGATGTTTCGACGCGCGCTGGATCTACACGGCACGCCCATTCGCTTGGAGTTTAAAACCAGCGACAACCCCTTCGGCGACAAACCCAAAGCCGCAACCCGTCATCGCGACGGCAAGTTGCAAACGGGTAAGCGCCAAGCCGGCGAGAATAGGCGCACCTATCTTGTTCGCAAGGGCGCTGAAAAGCCTAAGCCGTCAACCAAACCCGAGGCGAAACACAGTGCCGCAAAGGCGGCTGCGAAAACCGCGGCAAAAACTGGGACTAAGAAAGCGCCGGCCAAACGCACCCATAGGACTAAACCAACTGGCAATAAACCGCGCTAGTTAATTGGTGAGCATTTCGCTCAAAAAACACCCGCTTTAGCGGGTGTTTTTGCCTCTGCCATCGGCGTGTTAAAAAACTTCCAAAAAGTACTTGCCAAGATTTCCCTGATGCGTAGAATGCGCGCCTCTCCAGACGGAACAGGCGGCAACGCGGTGAAGTTTGAGAGGTTTTGAAGAGAGTCTGGTCGCCGCGCAAGCGAAGCCGATAAGATGTTGAAATTCAAAACCTTAGCGTGTTGATGTTTTTTAGGTGGCTTCTTCGGAAGATGTTTAAAAAAGAGATTGACAGGCGGGATGAGATGCGTAGAATGCGCATCCCACGGTTGAGGCCCAGAGCGCCTAGCCGAGATCTTTAACAGCTGAATCAAGCAATGCGTGTGGGCACTTGCGGATAGATCGACACAGCTTCTTCGGAAGCAAAAAGATTTATCAGAAGCAAGTGACTCGTACAATTCATTATATGAAGAAATACGTTCATGAGTATTCTGAGCAAGGTTTAGATTGTCCTCGATGTATCAGGGCAGTCGATGATTTTAAACTGAAGAGTTTGATCATGGCTCAGATTGAACGCTGGCGGCAGGCTTAACACATGCAAGTCGAGCGGTAGCATTTCTAGCTTGCTAGAAGATGACGAGCGGCGGACGGGTGAGTAACGCGTGGGAATCTGCCCAATAGTGGGGGACAACAGTTGGAAACGACTGCTAATACCGCATACGCCCTACGGGGGAAAGGAGGGGATCTTCGGACCTTTCGCTATTGGATGAGCCCGCGTCGGATTAGCTAGTTGGTGGGGTAAAGGCCTACCAAGGCGACGATCCGTAGCTGGTCTGAGAGGATGATCAGCCACACTGGAACTGAGACACGGTCCAGACTCCTACGGGAGGCAGCAGTGGGGAATATTGGACAATGGGGGAAACCCTGATCCAGCCATGCCGCGTGTGTGAAGAAGGCCTTAGGGTTGTAAAGCACTTTCAGCGAGGAGGAAAGGTTGCAAATTAATACTTTGCAACTGTGACGTTACTCGCAGAAGAAGCACCGGCTAACTCCGTGCCAGCAGCCGCGGTAATACGGAGGGTGCAAGCGTTAATCGGAATTACTGGGCGTAAAGCGCGCGTAGGTGGCTGTCTAAGCCAGATGTGAAAGCCCCGGGCTCAACCTGGGAATTGCATTTGGAACTGGGCGGCTAGAGTACAGGAGAGGATAGTGGAATTCCAGGTGTAGCGGTGAAATGCGTAGATATCTGGAGGAACATCAGTGGCGAAGGCGACTGTCTGGTCTGATACTGACACTGAGGTGCGAAAGCGTGGGGAGCAAACAGGATTAGATACCCTGGTAGTCCACGCCGTAAACGATGTCTACTAGTTGTCGGGGCCCTTGCGGCTTTGGTAACGCAGCTAACGCACTAAGTAGACCGCCTGGGGAGTACGGTCGCAAGATTAAAACTCAAATGAATTGACGGGGGCCCGCACAAGCGGTGGAGCATGTGGTTTAATTCGAAGCAACGCGAAGAACCTTACCTGGACTTGACATGCAGAGAACTTTCTAGAGATAGATTGGTGCCTTCGGGAACTCTGACACAGGTGCTGCATGGCTGTCGTCAGCTCGTGTCGTGAGATGTTGGGTTAAGTCCCGTAACGAGCGCAACCCCTGTCCTTAGTTGCCAGCACGTAATGGTGGGAACTCTAAGGAGACTGCCGGTGACAAACCGGAGGAAGGTGGGGATGACGTCAAGTCATCATGGCCCTTACGTCCAGGGCTACACACGTGCTACAATGGGGCGTACAAAGGGTTGCCAAGCCGCGAGGTGGAGCTAATCCCGTAAAACGTCTCGTAGTCCGGATTGGAGTCTGCAACTCGACTCCATGAAGTCGGAATCGCTAGTAATCGTGAATCAGAATGTCACGGTGAATACGTTCCCGGGCCTTGTACACACCGCCCGTCACACCATGGGAGTGGGTTGCACCAG from Simiduia curdlanivorans carries:
- the hisS gene encoding histidine--tRNA ligase codes for the protein MKKIQAIRGMNDLLPQDAGTWQYLESTVADLLRRYHYQEIRFPVLEQTELFKRSIGEVTDIVEKEMYTFLDRNDESVTLRPEGTACCVRACEEHGLLYNQVQKLWYTGPMFRYEKPQKGRLRQFHQIGVEAFGMATPDVDAELLILTARLWRELGVSDAVTLQINSLGVPESRAQYRDALVAFLEAHKSELDEDSLRRLSSNPLRVLDSKDQKTQALLVNAPRLSEYLDEESRQHFSTLKALLDAAGIKYEVNERLVRGLDYYTKTVFEWVTDKLGAQGTVCAGGRYDGLVEQLGGRATPAVGFAMGIERLVLLLQALDCVPEAATQLPDVYIVAVGDVVAPALAMAERLRDALPYLSIQCHCGGGSFKSQMKKADKSGAQVALILGEDEVAAGKVTLKHLRLDAEQQTLASDEIAAALKTL
- a CDS encoding YfgM family protein, with the protein product MSAHLTEEEQVEALKRWWAENGKSLIVAVIIGVGGYMGFGAWKDGRQAGAEEASAQYEQITELMAGQEAVSETDKATINHLAQGLKDNHADTLYGVQAAMLLAKQAVEANDLSKAEAELRWALDQASELNVELLARLRLARVLAAQAKFADALSVISVQEEASFASLYAEVRGDVFAAESKLDKAAEAYTAAIASVDAKDMARAGQLRMKLNSVQPKAADKKDV
- the bamB gene encoding outer membrane protein assembly factor BamB, which codes for MNRLLALFAVLFLGACSSTDEIDIEPKELEDFAPKVKLQELWSVSVGAGQDERYSRFVPAIEGDTIYAVDVEGEVFAFDKNKGKEQWSVELDQAISAGVGLSARALLLGSYKGEIIALSKQDGSELWRTVLSSEVVSEPTASAGVVVATTNDGRLYGLDGESGEIKWFFESVQPVLTLRGTSAPVVRGDVVIAGFDNGKVFAFDIHTGLIQWEQRVAVPKGKTELERIVDIDGTPFLAGDILYAVSYQGRLMAFTSATGRPLWAEEASSVQGPAADYSQVYIAGEQDKVQAFSSATGVKVWENNDLLRRKLSPPAVLGSYVAVADLEGYLHLLDKDTGVMAARTSVDGDGVRARMLVENDILYILGTGGELSAWRLKPLK
- the der gene encoding ribosome biogenesis GTPase Der is translated as MIPVLALVGRPNVGKSTLFNCLTRSRDALVADYAGLTRDRKYGEGDFEDRKFMVIDTGGISGEEEGIDSVMAGQSLQAIEEADAVLFIVDCRAGLTPADAMIARHLRVRNKPTFVVANKVDGTNPDIALAPFHEMGLGELFATTATHRKGVKALMDHVMGKFPEEEVENPDLPTGIKIAVVGRPNVGKSTLVNRLLGEDRVVVFDQPGTTRDSVYINYERHGSNYTLIDTAGIRRRKNVKETVEKFSIVKTLQAIEDANVVVLMADASEGLVDQDLHLMGHTIDAGRALVIALNKWDGLEETQKEYVKKELERRLRFIDFADTHFISAKHGTGVGHLYESIERAFKSATDKFSTNFLTRLLQDAVREHQPPLVRGHRIKLRYAHPGGHNPPIIVIHGNQTTDLPAAYVRYLEKMFRRALDLHGTPIRLEFKTSDNPFGDKPKAATRHRDGKLQTGKRQAGENRRTYLVRKGAEKPKPSTKPEAKHSAAKAAAKTAAKTGTKKAPAKRTHRTKPTGNKPR